Proteins from one Haloarchaeobius litoreus genomic window:
- a CDS encoding chemotaxis protein CheD has translation MKTYGSEPGAPEPVQVGISEFVVRGKESTETLKSYGLGSCLAIALYDPDSGIGGLAHVMLPDGDAADGADTQPGKYADTAIRAMLRRMVENGAAYTSVEAKIAGGSDMFEFESFGDGVGNRNVAAAKEELEKLGVPIIGEDVGGQRGRTVEFDVGTGTLQIRTADGDRGVTEL, from the coding sequence ATGAAGACGTACGGCAGTGAACCGGGTGCACCCGAGCCGGTCCAGGTCGGTATCTCGGAGTTCGTGGTCAGGGGCAAAGAGTCGACGGAGACGTTGAAGTCCTACGGGCTGGGCTCGTGTCTCGCCATCGCACTGTACGACCCGGACTCGGGCATCGGCGGGCTGGCGCACGTGATGCTGCCCGACGGTGATGCGGCCGATGGCGCGGACACACAGCCCGGCAAGTACGCCGACACGGCCATCCGGGCAATGCTCCGACGGATGGTCGAGAACGGTGCAGCGTACACCTCCGTCGAGGCGAAGATAGCGGGCGGCAGCGACATGTTCGAGTTCGAGTCCTTCGGCGACGGCGTCGGCAACCGCAACGTCGCGGCGGCGAAGGAGGAGCTCGAGAAGCTCGGCGTCCCCATCATCGGCGAGGACGTCGGCGGGCAACGCGGTCGGACCGTCGAGTTCGATGTCGGGACTGGAACGCTCCAGATTCGAACCGCCGACGGCGACCGTGGAGTGACGGAGCTGTGA
- a CDS encoding chemotaxis protein CheA, translated as MDEYQRDFVQESEENITELNNALLELERDPTDDAAMDRIFRMAHTLKGNAGAMGFEHASNLAHAIEDLLEVVRSGQVEVTADLMDEIFVGVDELDTMVDEVRAYGEIRTDPSDTIETIREVQEAATGVPTIGEPDDAAIEDAVAAADDLADEDHDVFHVRLAVDESGSVAHGSAVVDALADAFDLLGTVPDRETIAAGDYDGTFDAVFGSAVGEAAISAALDPVEPVAQARINEITETYETARLEPESTDAGDEEFDDLFDDDPGSSIDVDDAQDMSVDDLLSEFDEYDDLDAMVEEMDDVSGFDDLGDAGSFDDLELGDDLDPGDEPAEDPLDDGFGGDLEDDLDVSFEEEAEESAADAEPAEPVEDPDEEVDDAAATFAELKQEVDPVGFDELQDELDELEFDEYADEEEVGFDELLGEDFEESEDDFFGGDTEAAVGTDQDEVSVDDLVSDDDVAGFEESEAETPVEPGDPVEAAEPDTADESVEADAGEAVEAEPADGPVDAETADVADAEPTAEADAAATDTDVADAADAVVETDDEMADADVAAGAAEADAADGFGEDDVSSGSDFGDDAATPASDFGSSDDDFGADAFDDTDTGFDESGGFGDDSGGDEFELDAADPDAPATVDDAPADSFAKDEFEEDEFGDEPATAAGDGFDEPADTAGVGDVGAGVSGDEEDLDRVEVQRFELDEPAADGETTTEVETGDFGADADDTTTTQPSATDYGGFGEVDVDGADGFDPAPEPETPEAGAAAGDASDAAAAEVSAVDVDVDIQTLADEDGDAETDDEIQSIRVDVEQVDKLLNLVEGLVTSRVRLRRTAEEGADPDELDDELDELEDLTGELQDTVMDVRLVPVQMVANRLPRIVRDISREQDKDVEFEMHGEGVEVDRSILDRIGDPLVHIVRNAVDHGIEDPDEREAADKPRTGQVSLEVERARDQVVIEIEDDGRGLDADRLRDAAVDADVLTADEAADLSDEDAYELIFHPGLSTAAEVTDVSGRGVGMDVVRSTVNDLDGSVSVESEPGEGTTIRMLLPVTVAIADVMFVTSGDEEFGVPVKDIQDIGDAAEISVEDGQEVVRAGDRSYPLVRLNEALETPGRARNGDGMLLRIRDEVRPVAVHCDQVRGQQEVVVKPFEGVLGGIPGLSGATVLGEGEVVNILDVKTL; from the coding sequence ATGGATGAGTACCAGAGAGACTTCGTTCAGGAGAGCGAAGAGAACATCACCGAGCTGAACAACGCGCTGCTCGAACTGGAGCGCGACCCAACGGACGACGCGGCCATGGACCGCATCTTCCGGATGGCGCACACGTTGAAGGGCAACGCGGGTGCGATGGGCTTCGAGCACGCCTCGAACCTCGCACACGCCATCGAGGACCTGCTCGAGGTCGTCCGCTCGGGTCAGGTCGAGGTCACGGCCGACCTGATGGACGAGATATTCGTGGGCGTCGACGAACTCGACACGATGGTCGACGAGGTCCGCGCCTACGGCGAGATCCGGACCGACCCGAGCGACACCATCGAGACCATCCGCGAGGTGCAGGAGGCGGCGACGGGCGTCCCGACGATCGGGGAGCCCGACGACGCTGCCATCGAGGACGCGGTCGCGGCGGCCGACGACCTCGCCGACGAGGACCACGACGTGTTCCACGTCCGCCTCGCGGTCGACGAGTCCGGCTCCGTCGCGCACGGGAGCGCGGTCGTGGACGCACTCGCGGACGCGTTCGACCTCCTCGGGACGGTGCCAGACCGGGAGACCATCGCTGCCGGGGACTACGACGGTACCTTCGACGCCGTCTTCGGCAGCGCCGTCGGCGAGGCCGCCATCTCGGCGGCGCTCGACCCGGTCGAGCCCGTCGCACAGGCCCGCATCAACGAGATCACCGAGACCTACGAGACCGCCCGCCTCGAACCGGAGTCCACCGACGCCGGCGACGAGGAGTTCGACGACCTGTTCGACGACGACCCCGGGAGCAGCATCGACGTCGACGACGCACAGGACATGAGCGTCGACGACCTCCTCTCGGAGTTCGACGAGTACGACGACCTCGACGCCATGGTCGAGGAGATGGACGACGTCTCCGGCTTCGACGACCTCGGCGACGCGGGCTCGTTCGACGACCTCGAACTCGGTGACGACCTCGACCCCGGCGACGAGCCGGCCGAGGACCCCCTCGACGACGGTTTCGGTGGGGACCTTGAGGACGACCTCGATGTCTCCTTCGAGGAGGAGGCCGAGGAGTCGGCGGCCGACGCCGAGCCGGCCGAGCCCGTCGAGGACCCCGACGAGGAGGTCGACGACGCGGCGGCGACGTTCGCGGAGCTCAAACAGGAGGTCGACCCGGTCGGCTTCGACGAGCTCCAGGACGAACTCGACGAGCTCGAGTTCGACGAGTACGCGGACGAGGAGGAGGTCGGCTTCGACGAACTCCTCGGCGAGGACTTCGAGGAGTCCGAGGACGATTTCTTCGGCGGCGACACCGAGGCCGCCGTCGGAACCGACCAGGACGAGGTCTCCGTCGACGACCTCGTCAGCGACGACGACGTCGCGGGCTTCGAGGAGAGCGAGGCCGAGACGCCTGTCGAACCGGGCGACCCCGTCGAGGCCGCGGAGCCAGACACGGCCGACGAATCTGTCGAGGCTGACGCTGGCGAAGCTGTCGAGGCCGAGCCCGCCGACGGTCCGGTCGATGCCGAAACCGCCGACGTGGCGGACGCGGAGCCGACCGCCGAGGCCGATGCAGCCGCGACCGACACGGACGTGGCGGACGCGGCCGACGCGGTAGTCGAGACCGACGACGAGATGGCGGACGCCGACGTGGCAGCCGGCGCAGCTGAGGCGGACGCGGCCGACGGTTTCGGTGAGGACGACGTGTCCTCCGGGTCCGACTTCGGCGACGACGCTGCGACCCCGGCGTCCGACTTCGGGTCGTCGGACGACGACTTCGGAGCCGATGCGTTCGACGACACCGACACCGGGTTCGACGAATCCGGTGGCTTCGGCGACGACTCCGGCGGTGACGAGTTCGAACTCGACGCGGCGGACCCCGACGCCCCGGCGACCGTCGACGACGCACCGGCGGACTCGTTCGCGAAGGACGAGTTCGAGGAGGACGAGTTCGGCGACGAACCCGCGACCGCAGCCGGCGACGGCTTCGACGAGCCTGCCGACACGGCGGGTGTCGGCGACGTCGGTGCGGGTGTGTCGGGCGACGAGGAGGACCTCGACCGCGTCGAGGTGCAACGGTTCGAACTCGACGAGCCCGCTGCCGACGGTGAGACGACCACCGAGGTCGAAACCGGCGACTTCGGGGCGGACGCCGACGACACCACGACGACCCAGCCGAGCGCCACCGACTACGGCGGCTTCGGCGAGGTCGACGTCGACGGCGCAGACGGGTTCGACCCGGCACCGGAGCCGGAGACCCCCGAGGCCGGTGCCGCCGCGGGCGACGCGAGCGACGCAGCCGCCGCCGAGGTCTCCGCGGTCGACGTCGACGTGGACATCCAGACGCTCGCCGACGAGGACGGCGACGCCGAGACGGACGACGAGATCCAGTCCATCCGCGTCGACGTCGAGCAGGTCGACAAGCTGCTCAACCTCGTCGAGGGGCTGGTCACCAGCCGTGTCCGGCTCCGTCGGACCGCCGAGGAGGGAGCCGACCCAGACGAACTCGACGACGAACTCGACGAACTGGAGGACCTGACCGGCGAGCTCCAGGACACCGTCATGGACGTCCGCCTGGTGCCGGTCCAGATGGTCGCGAACCGCCTGCCGCGCATCGTGCGCGACATCTCCCGCGAACAGGACAAGGACGTCGAGTTCGAGATGCACGGCGAGGGCGTCGAGGTCGACCGGTCCATCCTGGACCGTATCGGCGACCCGCTGGTCCACATCGTCCGGAACGCGGTGGACCACGGCATCGAGGACCCCGATGAACGGGAGGCCGCAGACAAGCCCCGAACCGGTCAGGTCTCGCTCGAGGTCGAGCGGGCACGCGACCAGGTCGTCATCGAGATCGAGGACGACGGTCGCGGGCTCGACGCGGACCGGCTCCGCGATGCCGCGGTCGACGCCGACGTGCTCACCGCGGACGAGGCGGCCGACCTGTCCGACGAGGACGCCTACGAGCTGATCTTCCACCCCGGCCTCTCGACGGCCGCGGAGGTGACCGACGTCTCCGGCCGCGGTGTCGGGATGGACGTCGTCAGGAGCACCGTCAACGACCTCGACGGTTCCGTCTCCGTCGAGAGCGAACCCGGCGAGGGGACGACCATCCGGATGCTGCTTCCGGTCACTGTCGCCATCGCCGACGTGATGTTCGTCACCTCCGGCGACGAGGAGTTCGGCGTCCCGGTCAAGGACATCCAGGACATCGGGGACGCAGCCGAGATCAGCGTCGAGGACGGCCAGGAGGTCGTCCGCGCTGGCGACCGCTCGTACCCGCTCGTCCGGCTCAACGAAGCGCTCGAGACGCCGGGCAGAGCGAGAAACGGCGACGGCATGCTGCTGCGCATCCGCGACGAGGTCCGCCCCGTGGCGGTCCACTGCGATCAGGTTCGCGGCCAGCAGGAGGTCGTCGTGAAGCCCTTCGAGGGTGTCCTCGGAGGTATCCCCGGGCTGAGCGGTGCGACAGTGCTGGGCGAAGGTGAGGTAGTCAACATCCTTGACGTGAAGACACTATGA
- the cheY gene encoding chemotaxis protein CheY: protein MSTGVLIVDDSHFMRNLLRQILEDEYDIVGEASNGAEAVKLYKEENPDIVMMDIVMPKCNGIKATAAIKKLDPSSRVIMCTSVGQREKMKLAVKAGADGYVTKPFEEPSVRKALKDVVPA from the coding sequence ATGTCGACAGGGGTGCTCATCGTGGACGACTCTCATTTTATGCGGAACCTCCTCCGTCAGATATTGGAGGACGAGTATGACATCGTGGGAGAGGCGTCCAACGGGGCAGAGGCGGTCAAACTGTACAAAGAGGAAAATCCGGACATCGTGATGATGGACATCGTGATGCCGAAGTGTAACGGTATCAAGGCTACAGCGGCCATCAAGAAGCTGGACCCGAGCTCGCGGGTCATCATGTGTACGTCCGTCGGCCAGCGGGAGAAGATGAAACTCGCCGTCAAGGCCGGCGCGGACGGATACGTCACGAAGCCGTTCGAGGAACCGAGCGTGCGGAAGGCGCTCAAAGACGTCGTACCTGCATGA
- a CDS encoding CheR family methyltransferase encodes MTDDSDFSRVARYIEDEIGFATSHYNDSYLKRRLSSRMRRTDTSDYDEYYELLVDNPDEAQELLDALSINVTGFFRNPDVWEGIRSVLRTLSAEQNRVHVWSAACADGREPYSLAMLILDDPRIDEEKFRVYGTDINEEALATAQEGVYHSTRTIDIEEQLGFLSNFHAYIDRDDNRFEVTDRVKRLVTFARHDLINDGPKSGFDLVVCRNLFIYIDNEYKRPILKTIAQSIRPEGYLVIGKAETIPPQLKSAFEVLDGRLRIYQRE; translated from the coding sequence GTGACCGACGACTCCGACTTCAGTCGGGTCGCACGGTACATCGAGGACGAGATCGGGTTCGCGACGAGTCATTACAACGACAGCTACCTCAAGCGGCGGCTCTCCTCGCGGATGCGTCGCACCGACACGTCGGACTACGACGAGTACTACGAGCTGCTCGTCGACAACCCCGACGAGGCCCAGGAGCTGCTCGACGCGCTCTCGATCAACGTCACCGGTTTCTTCCGCAACCCCGACGTCTGGGAGGGGATCCGGTCGGTGCTGCGGACGCTCTCTGCGGAGCAGAACCGGGTCCACGTCTGGTCGGCGGCCTGTGCCGACGGCCGCGAGCCGTACTCGCTGGCGATGCTCATCCTCGACGACCCGCGCATCGACGAGGAGAAGTTCCGCGTCTACGGGACCGACATCAACGAGGAAGCGCTCGCGACCGCACAGGAGGGCGTCTATCACAGCACCCGCACCATCGACATCGAGGAGCAGCTCGGCTTCCTCTCGAACTTCCACGCGTACATCGACCGGGACGACAACCGGTTCGAGGTGACCGACCGCGTCAAGCGGCTGGTCACCTTCGCCCGGCACGACCTCATCAACGACGGTCCCAAATCCGGCTTCGACCTCGTCGTCTGTCGCAACCTGTTCATCTACATCGACAACGAGTACAAGCGGCCCATCCTGAAGACCATCGCCCAGTCCATCCGGCCGGAGGGCTACCTCGTCATCGGGAAGGCGGAGACCATCCCGCCACAGCTCAAGTCCGCCTTCGAGGTGCTCGACGGCCGGCTGCGTATCTACCAGCGCGAATAA
- a CDS encoding chemotaxis protein CheC yields the protein MKLDITALGTFYDMAREGAGLAAGRLTRMTDVETRVGITKLNFMRGSEIRTEFEDGVPKVGVRVELSGGLDGHSLILFERDAALRVVSALVEEASADEFDDMSRSAATEVGQIMNAGFIDGWADVLGTAIDVSTPEFIEGETAEPFLGDLEEAPQGDDLALLFQSQIEAVDTEIGFKHYLFPERESMAAILDKHTDPDSQGIEYDKLAGFDEMAQQGAREVASNITTLTGIDTSVKIRRLKFASLAAIPQEIDDEMLVGVAHELDGTPSGYLLFLFDEASAREVVEATIPNPPEDEFGDLGKSAIKELGNIMASGFIDGWANVLDTTIDHSPPEYIHDYGAAVIDPVIIQLGENQDFAFVFDTVIKAEDREFDCSIYAIPDEADLERALNNLDIEKIEDAQTKADFPIDEVENA from the coding sequence ATGAAACTGGACATCACCGCGCTCGGCACCTTCTACGACATGGCGAGAGAGGGTGCTGGACTCGCGGCGGGTCGGCTGACCCGCATGACCGACGTGGAGACGCGCGTGGGCATCACGAAGCTCAACTTCATGCGCGGCTCCGAGATCCGCACGGAGTTCGAGGATGGGGTGCCGAAGGTCGGCGTCCGCGTCGAGCTCTCGGGCGGACTGGACGGGCACTCGCTCATCCTCTTCGAGCGCGACGCGGCGCTCCGCGTCGTCAGCGCGCTCGTCGAGGAGGCGTCGGCCGACGAGTTCGACGACATGAGCCGCTCGGCTGCGACGGAGGTCGGGCAGATCATGAACGCCGGCTTCATCGACGGCTGGGCCGACGTGCTCGGCACCGCCATCGACGTCTCCACGCCCGAGTTCATCGAGGGCGAGACGGCAGAGCCGTTCCTCGGCGACCTCGAGGAGGCCCCGCAGGGCGACGACCTCGCGCTGCTGTTCCAGAGCCAGATCGAGGCGGTCGACACGGAGATCGGGTTCAAGCACTACCTGTTCCCCGAGCGGGAGTCGATGGCCGCCATCCTCGACAAGCACACCGACCCCGACAGTCAGGGCATCGAGTACGACAAGCTCGCGGGCTTCGACGAGATGGCCCAGCAGGGCGCACGGGAGGTCGCCTCGAACATCACGACGCTCACCGGCATCGACACGAGCGTGAAGATCCGGCGGCTGAAGTTCGCATCGCTGGCGGCCATCCCCCAGGAGATAGACGACGAGATGCTCGTCGGCGTCGCCCACGAGCTCGACGGCACGCCGTCGGGCTACCTGCTGTTCCTGTTCGACGAGGCATCGGCCCGGGAGGTCGTCGAGGCGACCATCCCGAACCCGCCCGAGGACGAGTTCGGCGACCTGGGCAAGAGCGCCATCAAGGAGCTCGGAAACATCATGGCCTCCGGGTTCATCGACGGCTGGGCGAACGTGCTCGATACGACGATCGACCACTCGCCGCCGGAGTACATCCACGACTACGGCGCGGCGGTCATCGATCCCGTCATCATCCAGCTCGGCGAGAACCAGGACTTCGCGTTCGTCTTCGACACCGTGATCAAGGCCGAGGACCGCGAGTTCGACTGCTCCATCTACGCGATTCCGGACGAGGCGGACCTCGAACGGGCGCTGAACAACCTCGACATCGAGAAGATCGAGGACGCACAGACCAAGGCAGACTTCCCCATCGACGAAGTTGAAAACGCATGA
- the cheB gene encoding chemotaxis-specific protein-glutamate methyltransferase CheB: MTSVLVVDDSQFMRTVIGNILADNGYEVESASDGKQAVKAVDEHQPDIVTMDVQMPGMNGIDAVREIMSTNPTPILMLSAHTDSGADATLDALAEGAVDFLTKPSGEVSPDIASLSDRLVEKCEAVERADISSVAAAKRTAVAGAGGSVAADTESTRQYVDHPTVVIGASTGGPKLVERIVRDLPLALDAKVLVVQHMPESFTERLAARLDRFTPYDVREASDGEAVDDGDVVIAKGGFHMEVTSNVAGRLRIRLTEGERRHGVRPSIDVTMETAAERVKDPLCGVTLTGMGKDGAAGIEAIKAAGGTTIAQDEETSPVFGIPKQAIETGCVDQVLPADGIAAGICSTFAQEGQTHG; this comes from the coding sequence ATGACGAGCGTGCTCGTTGTCGACGATTCGCAGTTCATGCGGACGGTCATCGGCAACATCCTCGCCGACAACGGGTACGAGGTCGAAAGCGCCAGCGACGGAAAACAGGCCGTGAAGGCAGTCGACGAGCACCAGCCCGACATCGTCACGATGGACGTGCAGATGCCCGGGATGAACGGAATCGATGCGGTCCGCGAGATCATGTCGACGAACCCGACACCGATTCTGATGCTCAGCGCCCACACCGACAGCGGTGCGGACGCGACGCTCGACGCACTGGCGGAGGGTGCCGTCGACTTCCTCACGAAACCGAGCGGCGAGGTGTCACCGGACATCGCCAGCCTCTCGGACCGACTCGTCGAGAAGTGCGAGGCCGTCGAGCGCGCCGACATCTCGTCGGTCGCGGCGGCCAAGCGGACCGCGGTCGCCGGCGCAGGCGGCTCGGTCGCGGCCGACACGGAGTCGACACGGCAGTACGTCGACCACCCGACGGTCGTCATCGGCGCGTCGACGGGCGGGCCCAAGCTCGTCGAGCGCATCGTGCGGGACCTCCCGCTCGCGCTCGACGCGAAGGTGCTCGTCGTCCAGCACATGCCGGAGTCGTTCACGGAGCGCCTCGCGGCCCGACTCGACCGGTTCACCCCCTACGACGTGCGCGAGGCGAGCGACGGCGAAGCGGTCGACGACGGCGACGTCGTCATCGCGAAGGGGGGCTTCCACATGGAGGTCACCTCGAACGTCGCTGGCCGACTGCGCATCCGACTCACCGAGGGCGAACGGCGTCACGGTGTCCGGCCCTCCATCGACGTGACGATGGAGACCGCCGCCGAGCGGGTCAAGGACCCGCTCTGTGGCGTTACGCTGACCGGAATGGGCAAGGACGGCGCGGCCGGTATCGAAGCCATCAAGGCCGCCGGCGGCACGACCATCGCCCAGGACGAGGAGACGAGCCCCGTGTTCGGCATCCCGAAGCAAGCGATCGAGACGGGCTGCGTCGACCAGGTGCTGCCGGCGGACGGTATCGCCGCGGGCATCTGCTCGACGTTCGCCCAGGAGGGTCAGACGCATGGATGA
- a CDS encoding chemotaxis protein CheC: MSLMVDIRKLSFINEMAKVGTNGVADNMSKLTGEDAKMEVTKTNFIDIQDIKTQMDAGKRVGVRVRLMEPPHGHILILFPEASARKITALMLSDMVDDMSEVSGEMARSAVEELGNMMASGFIDGWADVLGRTIDIATPQLVYAPAGEIVERTAGLGGEDLALFFDSNLTVPSYDIDAEIYAFPNLEEFVEMVNGIEARPQ, from the coding sequence ATGAGTCTGATGGTCGACATCCGGAAGCTGAGTTTCATCAACGAGATGGCCAAGGTCGGCACCAACGGGGTCGCCGACAACATGAGCAAACTGACAGGCGAGGACGCCAAGATGGAGGTGACGAAGACGAACTTCATCGATATCCAGGACATCAAGACCCAGATGGACGCCGGCAAGCGCGTCGGTGTTCGGGTCCGCCTGATGGAGCCCCCGCACGGGCACATCCTCATCCTGTTCCCGGAGGCGAGCGCCCGCAAGATAACGGCGCTCATGCTCTCGGACATGGTCGACGACATGTCCGAGGTGTCCGGCGAGATGGCCCGCTCGGCGGTCGAGGAGCTCGGCAACATGATGGCGTCGGGCTTCATCGACGGCTGGGCGGACGTGCTCGGTCGCACCATCGACATCGCGACACCGCAGCTCGTGTACGCACCGGCCGGTGAGATCGTCGAACGGACCGCGGGCCTCGGCGGCGAGGACCTCGCGCTCTTCTTCGACTCCAACCTGACCGTCCCGAGTTACGACATCGACGCCGAGATATACGCCTTCCCGAACCTCGAGGAGTTCGTGGAGATGGTCAACGGGATCGAAGCCAGGCCCCAATGA